From the Nocardiopsis changdeensis genome, one window contains:
- a CDS encoding SDR family NAD(P)-dependent oxidoreductase, with protein sequence MRDSVGTVRTVLLLGGRSEIGLAIVERLVREGAREVVLAARGGVAEPPAALAALGAKVHSLEFDATAPDTHTATVDGAVALVGDLDVVVDAFGVLGTQADYEADPAAAARAAAVNYTGHVSAGLAVAARLREQGHGALVVLSSVAGVRVRRFNFVYGSAKAGLDGFAQGLADSLHGSGARVLVVRPGYVPTRMSAHVDPAPFPATPAQVAEAVSAGLRSGATTVWAPRVLAPVFAGMRLMPRPIWRRLGR encoded by the coding sequence ATGCGCGACTCGGTGGGAACGGTGCGGACCGTACTGCTGCTCGGCGGCCGCAGCGAGATCGGCCTGGCCATCGTCGAACGTCTGGTGCGCGAGGGCGCCCGCGAGGTGGTGCTGGCCGCCCGCGGCGGCGTCGCCGAGCCCCCGGCCGCCCTGGCCGCCCTGGGCGCGAAGGTCCACTCGCTGGAGTTCGACGCGACCGCCCCCGACACCCACACCGCCACGGTCGACGGGGCGGTGGCCCTGGTGGGCGACCTCGACGTGGTCGTGGACGCGTTCGGCGTGCTCGGCACCCAGGCCGACTACGAGGCCGACCCGGCGGCCGCGGCGCGCGCGGCGGCGGTCAACTACACCGGGCACGTCTCCGCCGGGCTGGCGGTCGCCGCCCGCCTGCGCGAGCAGGGCCACGGGGCGCTGGTGGTGCTGTCGTCGGTGGCCGGGGTGCGGGTGCGCAGGTTCAACTTCGTGTACGGGTCGGCCAAGGCGGGCCTGGACGGGTTCGCCCAGGGGCTGGCCGACTCCCTGCACGGCAGCGGGGCGCGGGTGCTGGTGGTGCGCCCCGGCTACGTGCCCACCCGGATGTCGGCGCACGTGGACCCGGCGCCGTTCCCGGCCACCCCCGCCCAGGTCGCCGAGGCCGTGTCGGCGGGGCTGCGCTCGGGGGCGACCACGGTGTGGGCGCCGCGCGTGCTCGCCCCGGTCTTCGCGGGCATGCGGCTGATGCCGCGCCCGATCTGGCGCCGCCTGGGCCGCTAG
- a CDS encoding TetR/AcrR family transcriptional regulator: MTAQRPAPPPTCGRPAKHAAILDAARRVFLREGYTRASMDAIAAGAAVSKRTVYNHFGDKEGLFSAIVEQSSAAVAEDFAATAARHLADPADAEEALVAFGDAWASPGLHRPDHGALVRLLIAEALHFPDAVRVWLDTGPGPVRRGLAARLRTMADRGLLDIPGGGEETAAEHYVALVQTPATNRSFFNAAPLEEAERRALVRSGVTAFLRIYGPGRS, encoded by the coding sequence ATGACCGCCCAGCGCCCCGCTCCCCCGCCGACCTGCGGCCGTCCCGCCAAGCACGCGGCCATCCTCGACGCGGCCCGGCGGGTGTTCCTGCGCGAGGGCTACACCCGCGCGAGCATGGACGCGATCGCGGCCGGCGCCGCAGTCTCCAAGCGCACCGTCTACAACCACTTCGGCGACAAGGAGGGCCTGTTCTCCGCGATCGTCGAGCAGAGCAGCGCCGCGGTCGCCGAGGACTTCGCCGCGACGGCCGCCCGCCACCTGGCCGACCCCGCGGACGCCGAGGAGGCCCTGGTCGCCTTCGGCGACGCGTGGGCCTCCCCCGGGCTGCACCGCCCCGACCACGGGGCGCTGGTGCGGCTGCTCATCGCCGAGGCGCTGCACTTCCCCGACGCCGTCCGGGTGTGGCTGGACACCGGCCCCGGGCCGGTCCGCCGGGGCCTGGCCGCGCGGCTGCGCACGATGGCCGACCGGGGCCTGCTCGACATCCCCGGCGGAGGGGAGGAGACGGCCGCCGAGCACTACGTGGCGCTGGTGCAGACCCCGGCGACCAACCGGTCGTTCTTCAACGCGGCCCCCCTGGAGGAGGCCGAGCGCCGGGCCCTGGTCCGCTCCGGCGTCACCGCGTTCCTGCGCATCTACGGCCCCGGCCGGTCCTAG
- a CDS encoding decaprenyl-phosphate phosphoribosyltransferase, whose protein sequence is MTSVVPGTGTGGTPSGDRRLRDTLPFALLRACRPRQWLKNLLVLAAPAAAGALSEPRALLLCAAVFALFSAAASGTYLLNDVRDVERDRAHARKRHRPIAAGLVPVPLAVAAGIALCALAPAASLALGEPLLTGVLAGYVLLTLAYTRYLKDIAICDLVAVAACHVLRAVAGGVAVGVPLTSWFVIVVSLAALLVVVGKREAELRALHKGDAGGPVRATLRAYTPTYLSQTRTMASAAMIVTYCLWALEQDGGAQNLFHVGSIVPFIMFVLRYNLLVDRGVGEEPEEIALRDRPLQVVLVSLALLVGLGIYL, encoded by the coding sequence ATGACGTCGGTGGTGCCGGGGACCGGGACCGGGGGGACCCCGTCCGGTGACCGCCGTCTGCGCGACACCCTGCCCTTCGCCCTGCTGCGGGCCTGCCGCCCGCGCCAGTGGCTGAAGAACCTGCTGGTCCTGGCCGCCCCGGCGGCGGCCGGGGCGCTCTCCGAACCGCGCGCCCTGCTGCTGTGCGCGGCGGTCTTCGCGCTGTTCTCCGCGGCGGCGAGCGGCACCTACCTGCTCAACGACGTCCGCGACGTCGAGCGCGACCGCGCCCACGCGCGCAAGCGCCACCGCCCCATCGCCGCCGGGCTGGTCCCGGTGCCTCTGGCGGTGGCCGCGGGGATCGCCCTGTGCGCCCTGGCCCCGGCGGCCTCCCTCGCCCTGGGCGAGCCGCTGCTCACCGGCGTCCTCGCCGGGTACGTCCTGCTCACCCTCGCCTACACGCGCTACCTCAAGGACATCGCGATCTGCGACCTGGTCGCGGTCGCCGCCTGCCACGTGCTGCGCGCCGTCGCCGGGGGCGTCGCCGTCGGCGTCCCGCTGACCTCCTGGTTCGTCATCGTGGTGTCGCTGGCGGCACTGCTGGTCGTGGTCGGCAAGCGCGAGGCCGAGCTGCGCGCCCTGCACAAGGGGGACGCGGGCGGACCGGTCCGGGCCACCCTGCGCGCCTACACCCCCACGTACCTGTCCCAGACCCGCACCATGGCGTCGGCGGCGATGATCGTCACCTACTGCCTGTGGGCGCTGGAGCAGGACGGCGGCGCGCAGAACCTGTTCCACGTGGGCAGTATCGTTCCCTTCATCATGTTCGTCCTGCGCTACAACCTGCTGGTGGACCGGGGCGTGGGCGAGGAGCCGGAGGAGATCGCCCTGCGCGACCGCCCCCTCCAGGTCGTCCTCGTCTCCCTCGCCCTCCTGGTGGGGCTGGGCATCTACCTCTAA
- a CDS encoding NADP-dependent oxidoreductase, which translates to MHAVAITRFGDPEVLTPVDLPLPEPGPGQVRVRVAAVGTLPLDARIRRGELPWRDRIDLPLVPGNQFAGTVDALGEGTAGPAAGTPVLGFSTFGAYAEHIVVGADQVVPRPDALPEAEAAALPARGQGAVMVLEALGVGPGDTLFVNSAAGGLGSAIVRLALLRGADRVIGAASERHHGHLRALGAVPVTYGDTMVEQVRAVAPDGVDAGYDARDDASLRQVLEIVGAPERVLSMVSPDAPARFGTAAVDGVRSAERLASVVGLYERGEYAVELREVLPLAEAARAHRILDSGHGRGAVVLTP; encoded by the coding sequence GTGCACGCCGTCGCCATCACCCGCTTCGGGGACCCCGAGGTCCTGACCCCCGTCGACCTGCCCCTGCCCGAGCCCGGCCCCGGACAGGTCCGCGTCCGCGTGGCCGCCGTCGGCACGCTGCCCCTCGACGCGCGGATCCGCCGGGGCGAGCTCCCCTGGCGCGACCGGATCGACCTGCCGCTGGTCCCCGGGAACCAGTTCGCCGGAACCGTGGACGCCCTCGGCGAGGGGACCGCGGGACCAGCAGCCGGGACCCCGGTCCTGGGCTTCTCCACCTTCGGCGCCTACGCCGAACACATCGTCGTCGGCGCCGACCAGGTCGTCCCCCGGCCGGACGCCCTGCCGGAGGCCGAGGCGGCGGCCCTGCCCGCCCGGGGGCAGGGGGCGGTCATGGTCCTGGAAGCGCTCGGGGTGGGCCCCGGCGACACCCTGTTCGTCAACTCCGCCGCCGGCGGCCTGGGCTCGGCGATCGTGCGGCTGGCCCTGCTCCGGGGCGCGGACCGGGTGATCGGCGCGGCCTCCGAGCGCCACCACGGCCACCTGCGCGCACTGGGCGCGGTCCCGGTCACCTACGGGGACACCATGGTCGAGCAGGTCCGGGCCGTCGCGCCGGACGGGGTCGACGCCGGGTACGACGCCCGCGACGACGCCTCGCTGCGGCAGGTCCTGGAGATCGTCGGCGCGCCGGAGAGGGTGCTGAGCATGGTCTCCCCGGACGCCCCGGCCCGGTTCGGCACGGCGGCCGTCGACGGGGTCCGCTCGGCCGAGCGGCTGGCCTCGGTGGTCGGCCTGTACGAGCGCGGCGAGTACGCGGTGGAGCTGCGCGAGGTCCTGCCTCTGGCCGAGGCCGCCCGCGCGCACCGGATCCTCGACTCCGGTCACGGGCGCGGGGCGGTCGTCCTCACGCCCTGA
- a CDS encoding FAD-binding protein has translation MASQPERPVLLTGWGRTAPTAARVVRPRSAAQVARALAEAGPRGVLARGLGRSYGDAAQAAGGTVLDCTELTGPIRLDADRGEVTVPAGVSFERLIAHLLERGYFVPVTPGTRQVTVGGAIAADVHGKNHHADSSLGAHVRSLTLAAPTGETLTLTPDGGDAELFRATLGGMGLTGVVTEATLAVLPVETSYMRVDTDRTDSLDATLDLMSRTDADYRYTVCWVDLLAKGSAMGRGVLTRADHAGPRDLPPALRRDPLRHRAGSPLAAPPWAPPGLLNSWTVGAFNAVYRGAAPRRRRGEAQPIAGFFHPLDAVRGWNRLYGPHGLVQYQFVVPFGAEDTLVRIMEGLSRAGAPSFLTVLKRLGEGTGGHLSFPRPGWTLAVDLPAGLPGLGRMLRRFDELLLAADGRLYLAKDGRADAETVHAMYPDLPAWRKVRERVDPDGVLVSDLARRLRLL, from the coding sequence GTGGCCTCGCAGCCGGAACGCCCCGTGCTCCTCACCGGGTGGGGCCGCACCGCGCCGACCGCCGCCCGCGTCGTGCGCCCCCGCTCCGCCGCGCAGGTCGCGCGGGCCCTGGCCGAGGCGGGGCCGCGCGGAGTGCTCGCCCGCGGCCTGGGGCGCTCCTACGGCGACGCCGCCCAGGCGGCCGGCGGCACCGTCCTGGACTGCACCGAACTGACCGGCCCCATCCGGCTGGACGCCGACCGCGGCGAGGTCACCGTCCCGGCCGGGGTGTCCTTCGAACGGCTCATCGCCCACCTGCTCGAACGCGGGTACTTCGTGCCGGTCACCCCCGGGACGCGGCAGGTCACCGTGGGCGGGGCGATCGCCGCCGACGTGCACGGCAAGAACCACCACGCCGACTCCTCCCTGGGCGCGCACGTGCGCTCCCTGACCCTGGCCGCGCCCACCGGGGAGACGCTGACCCTCACCCCCGACGGCGGGGACGCCGAGCTGTTCCGGGCGACGCTGGGCGGGATGGGGCTGACCGGGGTCGTCACCGAGGCGACCCTGGCCGTGCTGCCGGTGGAGACCTCCTACATGCGGGTGGACACCGACCGCACCGACTCCCTGGACGCCACCCTGGACCTGATGTCGCGCACCGACGCCGACTACCGGTACACGGTGTGCTGGGTGGACCTGCTCGCCAAGGGGAGCGCGATGGGGCGCGGGGTGCTGACCCGCGCCGACCACGCCGGCCCGCGCGACCTGCCGCCCGCCCTGCGCCGCGACCCGCTGCGCCACCGCGCGGGCAGCCCGCTGGCCGCCCCGCCGTGGGCGCCGCCGGGGCTGCTCAACTCCTGGACGGTGGGCGCGTTCAACGCCGTGTACCGGGGCGCTGCGCCCCGGCGCAGGCGCGGGGAGGCCCAGCCGATCGCCGGGTTCTTCCACCCGCTGGACGCCGTCCGCGGCTGGAACCGGCTGTACGGGCCGCACGGGCTGGTGCAGTACCAGTTCGTGGTGCCGTTCGGGGCCGAGGACACCCTGGTCCGGATCATGGAGGGGCTGTCCCGGGCGGGGGCGCCGTCGTTCCTCACCGTGCTCAAGAGGCTGGGCGAGGGCACCGGCGGCCACCTGTCGTTCCCCCGGCCCGGGTGGACGCTGGCCGTGGACCTGCCCGCCGGGCTGCCGGGCCTGGGCCGCATGCTGCGCCGCTTCGACGAGCTCCTGCTGGCCGCGGACGGCCGCCTCTACCTGGCCAAGGACGGCCGGGCCGACGCGGAGACGGTCCACGCCATGTACCCCGACCTGCCCGCCTGGCGCAAGGTCCGGGAGCGGGTCGACCCCGACGGGGTGCTCGTCTCCGACCTGGCCCGCCGCCTGCGGCTGCTCTGA
- a CDS encoding DHA2 family efflux MFS transporter permease subunit gives MSEKAPRTRGRERLDAPLVRLTAVLLAGAFAALADSTVVTVAVDDLSDAFDAPVSRVQWVVTANLLAMTAAIPVVGWALDRFGPRTAWIGALTLFGAGAALSCAAWSLESLIVTRALTGFGGGMVLPLTMAILARAAGPGRVGRAMALISVPGQLAPVLGPVAGGAVLESLGHRWVFALVLPLVAVAVLFAVRGIPRGGSDRSERLDPPGLALLSLGLVALLHGLSSLTSWAGPLWAGLGALLLSGFALRALRPREGAPPPALDLRLFAHAPFRNGAALMFVFGLCIWGGMFLLPLFHQRVSGADPLDAGLLLAPMGAGVALAVLCVGGPADRLAPRHLVVAGLAVAALATVPFALATADTPQWWLGAALFVRGAGLGTASVPLLAAAYRGLEADRIPHATVALNVLQRVGAAAGTAGLALVLTGGAASADPVPAFQAAFWWMAALTAAALLPALLLPATRPDRDA, from the coding sequence ATGTCCGAGAAAGCCCCCCGCACGCGGGGCCGGGAACGCCTCGACGCACCCCTGGTCCGGCTCACCGCCGTCCTCCTGGCCGGAGCCTTCGCCGCCCTGGCCGACAGCACCGTCGTCACCGTCGCGGTCGACGACCTCTCCGACGCCTTCGACGCACCCGTGTCCCGGGTGCAGTGGGTCGTCACCGCCAACCTCCTGGCCATGACCGCCGCGATCCCCGTCGTCGGCTGGGCCCTGGACCGGTTCGGCCCCCGCACGGCCTGGATCGGCGCGCTCACCCTGTTCGGGGCCGGTGCCGCCCTGTCCTGCGCGGCCTGGTCCCTGGAGTCCCTCATCGTGACGCGGGCCCTCACCGGGTTCGGCGGCGGCATGGTCCTGCCGCTCACCATGGCGATCCTCGCCCGGGCCGCCGGACCCGGGCGCGTGGGCCGGGCCATGGCCCTGATCAGCGTGCCCGGCCAGCTCGCCCCCGTGCTCGGCCCGGTCGCCGGGGGAGCGGTCCTGGAGTCCCTGGGCCACCGCTGGGTGTTCGCCCTGGTCCTGCCCCTGGTCGCGGTCGCCGTCCTGTTCGCCGTGCGCGGGATCCCCCGGGGTGGATCCGACCGCTCCGAACGCCTCGACCCCCCGGGCCTGGCCCTGCTCTCCCTCGGCCTGGTCGCCCTGCTGCACGGGCTGTCCTCCCTGACGTCCTGGGCCGGCCCCCTGTGGGCCGGGCTCGGCGCCCTGCTGCTCTCCGGCTTCGCGCTGCGCGCCCTGCGGCCCCGCGAGGGAGCGCCGCCGCCCGCCCTGGACCTGCGGCTGTTCGCCCACGCGCCGTTCCGGAACGGGGCCGCGCTCATGTTCGTCTTCGGGCTGTGCATCTGGGGCGGCATGTTCCTGCTGCCGCTCTTCCACCAGCGCGTCTCCGGGGCCGACCCCCTGGACGCCGGACTGCTGCTGGCCCCCATGGGCGCCGGGGTGGCCCTGGCCGTCCTCTGCGTCGGCGGCCCCGCCGACCGGCTCGCCCCCCGCCACCTCGTGGTCGCGGGGCTGGCCGTGGCGGCCCTGGCCACGGTCCCCTTCGCGCTCGCCACCGCCGACACCCCGCAGTGGTGGCTCGGCGCCGCCCTCTTCGTCCGCGGCGCAGGCCTGGGCACCGCCTCGGTGCCCCTGCTCGCCGCCGCCTACCGGGGGCTGGAAGCCGACCGGATCCCGCACGCCACCGTCGCCCTCAACGTGCTGCAACGGGTCGGCGCGGCGGCCGGGACCGCCGGGCTCGCCCTGGTCCTGACGGGCGGCGCGGCCTCCGCCGACCCGGTCCCCGCCTTCCAGGCGGCCTTCTGGTGGATGGCCGCCCTGACCGCCGCCGCCCTGCTCCCCGCACTCCTGCTGCCCGCCACCCGTCCCGACCGGGACGCCTGA